The DNA region GCCACCCCTCCAGCTTGGTATGAACGGGTCCTGGCAAACCAGCGGCCAAAAGATTGGGACCTTCATGTTTCTTGCCAGGTGTGGAAGGTGGCGCCTTGACCAGGGTGCCCGGCGAGCCGGGAGAGGGGGAGGGCAGCCAGGGAGTGCAGCTGTGCAAGGCGAGTAGCTGGGAGTGTGGGCCCAGGCCCAGGGACAGGGTGTCGTGGCCTCTGTCTCCATGGAGTCTGTGCTGCATAcctgtggagggagagggaagccCCTGCTCTTCTTCCCAGAACAGACCATGATCCCTCTTCTCGGCACTGCCCAACGGCTCTCCTAAGGAGGCCGCCTCCCAACACTGAGTCTTAAGGCAAAGTCTGTTCCCTGCTGTCCTCCGCTCACTCATTGTTGGCCCTGTCCAGCCATCCTCCCTCCAGACCCAGGGAGGCCATGCTGCAGACGTCCAGGGCTTACCCCGATCTGGCCAGGCACATCTGAGCCCTGATGCCAAGGGGACTATGGCCCACATGCCCCGGACAGCCTGACAGCACGCCTGGGCTGAGCATGTGGCGTTTTGCACCTAGTATGCAGGATGTATATTCAGGCTTCCGTGTCCCTGGCAGTGACGCCCCATGGAGGACGTCACCTCTCACTGACCTCCACGGGGTCTCACATCTTTGCACTGTGCCTGCCTCGACTTCCCCTAACAGATATGCATATTCCCTCCAGATGCCTCAGAGCTACTCCAGAGAGTCTGGTCCCGGGACAGGAATGTGGTTGAAGCCAGTGGCTTGAATGTCCTGGACACTGTTGCATACCCAGCACTCCCGGATGTACAATGTAACTTGTTTCAGTCAAACAACAGGTTCctcatgtctctgccttctctaCCAGGGTTGTTCCCTCatccaaacaaatgaacaagggATGCCAGCTCGCCTGGCACCTGTGGCTCCGTCAGTCTCCTTGGGTGCAGCCCGTCTGTCTTATGGACTCCGCCTTGCTTTGCTCGTGTTCTCTGCTACCTTTCGAGCAGATTTCTTTACTACAGTGCACTGGATTGCTATATTTTTAACCAGAAATAAACTACAGATTAGAGCATGTTCCAGCGACACTCAGCTTTGTTGTTTCCGTTATCCACGCTGTTCCCTATTCACCACCTGTCCCTCCTCCAAGCTGGTTTGGATCGGGGGTTGAAGGGGAGAGGTTCAGCAGGTGACCCGATGCATTTCTGGTTTCTAAAGGGTTCCATCTTTTTGTACAGCGTACTTTTCCGTTCACCTTTTTTAATATCAAGTGGTTGCTGCAGATCTGGCGTGAACCAAATAAAGATTCCTGCTGTTTGCAGCCATGAGAGCCGTCCATACTGGGCTATGTGAATTGTATTTGTCTGCAGACACGTTCAATGTGCATCCCAGAAGGTTCTTGCCCATCAGGGTGCCTACTCACATCActtgacacacacatgcacacacgcacgcacaaagTGCAGCCTAAACATGCTTAAGGGGCTCTGGCAGAGGATGGTGCCCATCCACTTCACTTGCTAGGAGTGATGTTACTATAGCCCAGAGTCCACAGCCTGGTATTCCACTGGCAGCTTGTAGCGGCGCAGCAGAGTGGGTTCTAGGCAGAACTGATGGAGACTGAACACACCAGATCCTGGGGGAGCCAACACGCTGGTCAGCAGGGAAGGGGACACTTTGCTGCAGCCTGTGGCTACTGTTCTCCCCTGCAGAGCCTGCCTCCTCTCTGAAGGTGTAGTCAATGCAGTATGTTGAGCAAGACGAGGATGGTAGCTGGTGGGGACAGGACAGTGTCACTCTGGCTCCCAGGCACACCATGTGTAATGAGTTTTAACTGAGATCCAGCCCAGCCTTAGAAGACACACTTTTTGCAGACTGAAGAGAAATCCTTCCTGGACACCCAAGGCCCTTGGTACCTGCAACATGGCTGCACAGCTGTTGCGCATTGAGTCCTGCATGCTGCAGACTCATTCTTGCACATATGGAGTGCATGGATGAGTCCAGGCACCACAATACCAAGTCCAAGTAGTCCCAAAGTCACACACCAggcagagcacagagcacaggcTAACTGGTCatgacggtggtggtggtggtcagaaATTCCACAGCTACCACAATGCAAGGGCCATACAGGACCTCAGGCACTACAGACAGCAGACTGCTTCCCATGAAAGTCTCTGCTTTGAACTTATAGACACCCAACAAAAAGCTCCTCCACAGCCTGTGGTCATTTGTGGCCAGGTTGGTACCCAGGGCAAGCAGAGGACAGCCACATATCCCACTTCCAGCGTGTCCCCACTCACTGGACAAACAGGTCCAATTTAGACAGAACATACATAGGGCCACCCTCAGGGAGACTGAAGACACTGCTGGGAGCCCAGAGTGCTCAAAGGCCCAGTGATGAGGAGACAAGAGGTTCTGGGGTACTATCCTTCCTAATTTAAGTTTGTGGTTGTCCTTCAAAGATTTTGAATGGCTAGACCATTCTTCTAGGCAGTAACCCCTGCACAGATATCTGACACATCCTAGCATATATCTGCATAGCCCTGCTCCAAAGGCCTCGTAGCTGCTTATGCCATCCCCTCTGTGACATTCTGTAAGAGGATGTGGGATGTTACATTATCTTCAGGTTAAGCTCAGTTTTACTGGCTCTTCCTGCTCGTGTCTTTCTCTATAGCAGCCTCTGGTTGTGAAGCTCAGCACAAATTCCTATTCCAGCATGTCTCCACATCGTGCAGGCAGCTGACAGCCACACAGGCCACTTCCTGACACCAAACAGCCCTGCGCCATCTCTTCACCATTACAGTGGGTGAGCATCCAGAAGGGTTTGTGAGCCCTTAGCTCTGCTGTCTCGCCAAGGTCCAGCTACAGGCCAAGCACACACCAGGACAACCAAGTGTCCCTAAGTGCCAAGAACTTTCTGTCCTATGTATCCTGgcattcaaagaagaaaacatatagCTGTCTTTGTTCAAACAAATGGCTAAGCTGCCTTCCAGTCTGAATACTGGGAACAAGCCCGCAAGACCCAAGCCTTCCCCTTCTGAGGCGTGAGACAAGGCCTACCTGGCAGCGCATGAACAAAGCATGGGGCGGGGCAGGAAGGGATGACCCTCAAGGGCAGTGACAGAGTCCTCGTGTGGCTGAGTGCTCTCCAGACTgtagcacaggctgctcttggaGTCTGCTTTTTCACACCTTCCTTAATATGGCCAGGGCTAAAGTGTACACTAGGCAGTCTCTTGACTCAGCTCCTTCCTAAACTCACTAGGACTCACTAGAACTACATGAAGGGGGAATGGGTACACTCCACAGGGGGTGGGCTGGGGGGAACACAGGCCAAGTATTTCCAAGAACAGGCAAGGCAGCCAGCCACCTCACAACTACCTCACTTCTGGGATGGCCTTTAGCCTGTCCACCCCAGACCACAGGTCAAGATGCAAACACCTATCTATAGGGTAAAAACACTTCACACTATCACAGAGTCATCCTGGCCTTTGACCTCCCACACACAGCTGCAGGTAGGCCTCAGCTGGATGTTGGTCCCCTCCTGTGTCGGCATGCCTGCTAGCATGCTGCTCTCTGTCTACCttgaagaccttgtctcaattcTGGTGAAGGTCAGCCTAAAGCCAGAGCTGTCTCTTCAAGGGTGATGTCTGGggctgcctccccaccccaccccacacccctgcACTGTGTAGACGTGGAAATAAGTATAAGCCGTGGGGTACAGGTCAACCTTTCCCACCAAAGGGGCTCTATTCTCTCCCTCGGCCAACATCCACTTTAAGTAGGGATGTCCCACCAACTTAACCTCCAACAAAAGGCTCTTGTAGATTGTTCTGAATCCACAAGGCAGATACTAATACCATGCTACCATGGTACCTGCTGATACTATGCAGGGTGGGTAAGCAGTCACTGGATATAGGCTGAATACGCAGGACACAGCGGGTAGCATGACGTGGTGTACAGACAGCACCATCACAAGGCCCAATGTCCAGCAAGTCCCTGTTGCTCATAAGACCCACAGCCTGCGCACTGCCCACTGGGAGCAGCTGTAGCTGCACAAGCCCATGCAGCTGTAGCCATCAGAACCTACAGCTGAAGACAGGGCTACAGACAACACCCTCATCCTCAGTGGCTCTCTGGGTTGGCATTCCTGGCTCTGCTACTGCAGGCCCCCTCCCTTCCAGCAGGCCAATCCTGAATGTTCTAGCAGGAGCCTGCTGCTGACACCATTCACCACTCCCAAAGGAAAGCCACCCAGATGACCCGAGGACTCTGCTGAGCTTCACGTGGCAAGGACACTGCTGTGGATGCCTTTGTGTGACTGCGTCAACAGTCATTTGCTTTACCTTTTTCTGATCTTTTTTCTCTTGGTGCATGTAAACCACTCATTAATGAGACTGCTTTGCGAGTGAGAAGGGGCTGTCACCCGAGTTCCCTCCAGCGAGTTAGCTGTTCTTGCCTTGGTCTCTTTAGTTGGAAACAGCTTGGTTcatcaaaaactggaaacaaatcCTCTCTAATGAATGTAACTTTAAATCAGATTTCACACCTGAAGCAAGGGACACTCAGATTCAGATTCCTCTGCTCCTTTACTCAATAAACTCATTTAAAACCTCAGGACGCCAGTCTCACTTCATTACCAACTACCTTCCTGAAGCCCCCACTCACAGGTGCAGGGTGGGTGGAGCCTCCACCACTCAGTCCCTCCCAGTCTGGAACACCCTGCCCCAGTGTTGTCCTACAATTAACTCTCTGTTCCAGCACTTTGTAGGAACACAGGGAGCTTGTGGGCATTACAGTCCAGGACAGGAAAGGGCCTTCATGCAGGCTAAGCCTCCTTCTAATCAGGGAGGGTCACCACACTTTCCTCATCTCTATGACAAGTCCCAGAGCTTCTGAGTCCTGCCTCTGGGCACTATAAAGTCCTGGCAACTGAGCCTGGGATGCAAGGAGCTTAGAGAAGCccagccatctccagcccctgcacTGTGCTGACAGCTACCTAGGTCTCCACTGTACACTCCTGTGCCGAGGACAATGACTGAGACCCCGAGTGACAGTCCCTTGGGGAAGCACTCTGCTCTGCATGTTAGCCTACCCATGACAGCAGCAGCACCCTATTGGTTTGGCACATGGATCTGAGTGACACACAGCACGCTGACCTCACACTCCAGGGCTAAAGCCTCACCATATAAAGCAACAGCTATCCCTCGTAGCCCCCCTACAATATACCAGGAAGGTTGTGCCTGTGAGGCTGTCACTATGTGCTGACAGCAGGTTCCTCTGGTGGGAGGGCTTCTTTTTAGCCTGGGCACCTGTATTTCCACTTTGTCATCTGACCACTGACTTGCTCCCTATAGCAATCCACTCTTAATAGAATAAACACTACTACTGTCaaaccattaagaaaaaaaaaccaaaaacataagtGTTTCCAGCTGGGCATGATAGTTCATTGgttttaatccagcacttgggaggcagactgTGCAGTCTCAcagagtttgagtccagcctggtctaagtaatgagttccaggacacccaggaatacccagtgagaccctgtcttgaaacaacaaaccaaagaacaatAAAGTGTTCCAGCCTGCTTGGtggttctttctgttttcattctacTCTGCCAACCCCAAAAGATCCAGGGTCTTTAAGCAACCCCTCAGCCTTGGCTAATGGCACGAACTGGGGAGCTAGCTTAGCTGCTCCTGGGGGTACCATACTCAAACCCCACCAAACCCAGCCAAGACTTGTCAGAAGTGGGCAAAAGGACCAGGTGACAGTCTAGGTGGCCCTGTcagcatcctgggctacacaggccCCACCTCTGTCCTGGACACATAGTCAAAGTGACACTGGACTGATGGATGATGGCGTGAGTGACTGTGGAGCCGTGGCTGTCTGGAGGCCTGCCTGGCTTAGACATGCCCTTCATACCTCAAAGCTCCACATGTCTGTCTCCTTCCACTCAGACTGGTGCCCAGTCTGGTAGCCACAGTTCAGGACAAGCAGCAGATACTTGCCAACAAGGAGCTGATCTCttagagcctctctctctctctcactgtcgaatcagagtctcactgtgtggcctagcctggcctggagctcactcttaCTGCAATGGAGCCCCAGCTCCATGGCCAAGTGGCAAAAGGAGATGTCATCAGGGGCCATGTCCTTGTCCTCCAGCCTTGCTATCATTTCACAAAAGAGAGCCCTGGGCCcacaaaggaaaagggaagggaagatgtCAGCACTTCCTCCTCAATAGACTGCAATGGaggggctagagtgatggctcagaggtgaagagcgCTTGCTGCCTTTCTAGAAGactcagcttcagttcccagtgtCCAAAGAATACCAGCTCTTCTTTTCCAAACCCTCGTCTAGCCACCAAGAACACTGGCACATATGTTCACATAAATAAAGGTAAAATACACGTCTAAAAATGAGGgaggaaaaaaactcaaaaacactGCAGTGGGGCCAATGGACATATCCATGAATCCAGAATATTCTACCATGAGACCCACAGAACAAGGCCAGGTGGCAAAGAAGGCCAGCTAGCACAGCAGATGTAAGCACTGCACAGCAGCTTCAAGTGACTGCTGGGCTATTGATGACCTTCAGTCTGATGACACATAGCACATCAGTACAGTCATCTTGttctgtagaagaaagaaaaccttagAGCACACAGCCAGTTTTATTAGGACAGAAGCACACAGCCTGTGGGCCTCAAATTCACATCCCACTCTAACCTTCCCTCCATGTAATAAAAGTCCACCATGAAGACAGTGTAGCCCCCCTCAGACTCTGGGCACCCACGGCTCCACAGGAAACCACTTCTGCAGGGGCCTCGTCACGCCTGGCTTGACACCAGTGATGTTGAAACCAATGCTCGTCTAATGTTTGGCCTGTACGTCTTGAACTGCATCATCAAAGCATGTTTTTGCCATGGCCTGGGCTACTTTTAACactttcttctcctttgcttCAGACCCCACATGGTTCCGGGCCAGCTGCAGCCAGTGCTGTTCAGTCCGGGACAAGTATTCTTCGTATTGTTCCCCACATGCCACCTCTGGGTGCTGCAGATCTTCCCattccaaaaagaaagaatgagaaagagggtGCTCGGTCAGGAGGTTCAGAGGAGGTTCAggaggtcaggggtcaggggcCCCAGGTACACTGAATGGCAACCTGCTTAGACCCAGCCCAGCACAAGCACTGTCAAGCAGGCCCccctcagaagcagcagcagcagcagcatggcaGTTGCACCTGCCTGCGGCTCTCACCTGCTCCCTCCTCAGCACTGTCCTCCTCCTGGTCTTCGTCTTCCCCGTCTGCACTCTCTTCATCTGAGGTGCTGTCCTCTTCAGAGTCTGACTCCTCCAGCCACTCCTGTGACTCTGACAAGGCATAACCAACATGGGGTTCTAGGTGCAGTCTGGGGTCCAGGGGAAGCACACACATTGGAAGCTGGCTCCACCTCACAGaacttcttcctccttccacttGGGCCCTGGGATGGAAACCCAACTTTCCTACCCTGCAGCCTGGGATTAACAGAACAGCACAGGCCTCTTGGGCCTCTTAGCAACCTGGAACTGAGACCCTGTGGTGGCACCAACTCCAGTCATATTGCCATCCTAGCCATGGGCAGCTGATTGATGGCTGGCTCTTCACAGGCCCCTGCACCCCCTGCATTATGGGTAGAGCCTTTCCCTAGACATGCAGGTTTAGTCTCAAGTCTCAAAGAGGGAGTGATGGAACAAGGCGCGGCAGGTCCCATccttaatttcagcactcaggaagcagaggcaggtggatctacttcagtttgaggccagcctggattatatagCAAGCTCCAAATCAGCCAGGAACACACAGACTATCAAAGGACCAACAGTAGTATGGGATAAATGTTGGGATCTcagaggaaagatggagagagctGCCACCCCAGAGTGCCAGGCACCAAGGGTAGGATGTCCTTCCTGCTCTGCACTGTCCTGAGAGAAGGCAGGCAAGTGTAGCAGGCCTGACCCAGTACCAGTGACTTATACTGTTCCTCACTCTGTCCCTGCTAGCACACAAAACACCCAGAGCACACAGGAGTATGCCAGGTAAGCCTGCCCCACCCCAGGCTTTTCCTGGGAAACCTGCCTGGAGTCAAGACCAGGCTTTAAAAAGACTATCACTCCATAATGGGGCCTCGCCCACTCAACTTACTTGGATCCATCTCCACCAAGGTTTTCCATTCTTCCATCTTGTGAAGATCAAGGCAGTAGAGATCACTAAGGGTCACCTGGCGGTCACCAGCTTCAAACATGCCGCCATAAACATAGAGCAGTCCATGCTTGACAGCCAGCATGGCATTGGAACGTGGACATGGTTCCTGCGCAGAGCTGCTGGCCTCTGAAGCACTGTCTCCAGCCTTAGGTGGGGGCTGCACCCCCAACCCCGAGGGAGTGAGCACTTGCTTAATGGTGACCACTGTCCCGTCTTCAGACACTACCTCTTTTATCACCTCCAGCGGCTCTGGGGCACCACTCCCCCCATTCTCCCGTTCAGTGGCACCTTCTTCAGGATCCTCTGCTTTGCCCCGCCTCCGTTTCTTCTTCTCTGACTTGGGGCCCTGTTAACACAACTCAAGCTGCATGGTAGGGCAGTGACAGCCCTCACTCCAACATGCCAATCAAAGGTTTGTGGAAAGAGGAGTGGACCCATGCAGGAGTGAGATTCGACACTCCAGGGAGCAGGGTTGGCCAGCCAGGAACAGACTCTTAGCCATCATTCTAAGAAGGGACAGTCATTCCTGAGTCCCACATTGGGAAGCACCTAGTAAGACCAGGCCTGGCTAACATGCAGGCAGTATGTGTCTAAGGCTTGTCTTGGGAAATCCTATCCATTCAAAATTCTTATCTACAGGAgggacacacacactccactcctAGCCAACAGAAGGACTGGCTGACAAGAGGGCCAGCACTCCACTCATCTTCAAGACCACGCCCAGGAGGAGGATCCTCAGTTACCAGCACTTCAAAGGTACCCTCCCATTTTAGGTCCCCCTGCAGGAGAGCATGTACTTTGTCTCTCTGGCCATTCTGCAGAGTGCACCCAAGTAACTCTGTAGTAGCCTCTGTCATTGGCAAAATGCTATGCTCACATGATAACATTTGCTGAGCTATATTTAAATATTCCAGCTATGACCTCCAGCCAACCTGGGTCAGCTCCCTGTTCTAGACTCAAGACCCACTTCATCCTGAGGCCACAGTGCGAGTCTCACACAGAACAGCTCCTGAAGAACATCATGGAGTCTGAGGGCCAGTAATCTTTACATAAGAGGCTAACCGACGCAGTGGGGCTCAGTGCCCTTGGCAATGTTGGGGACCCTGAGTGGCTGTGCCTAAGGGTAGCTCCTCAGAGCAGGGCCAACATGTGCAAGGCTGCTTTCTATCAGAGACCCTTTCATGGCTGAGGCTGAGCACGCAGCAGGTACTCACAAGCTTCCTGCACTCTGAGAAGTTTACTTGTATAGATGCCAGGGCTGCCTGAGATCCTTCATGGACTATCACCTTCTAATTGTCTGCTCCTGGCAAGTCCTAGGCAGTAGCTGCAGTGACAGTGACAGTTGAAAGGGTGATTGGAAACCAGGGATAGGTTTAAGTAACAGACATTAACTGCCACAGAGAACCTGGCATGTCTTAGTACCTCACCTATGGTTCAGGAACTGCCAGGAAGTGGTCGCTGACATCAAGAAGGGACAGGCCACAAACCCAAGGAGTCCCAAGCCTAGTCACCCACGACCTACACAGAAGAGTACACATGCCTTCAAAAGGAAGGACCAGGCTTGAGagtggacaggagacagacagataatgTGGAAGATCCAGGAGCCTAGGCTAACCTTCAGCTGTGCTGCAAACCAGCGACTCTTGGCAGCATCGTAGATATACAGGTCATTGAAAAAGGAGCCTTCCAggctctcctcctcttcctcatcacaCACGCCTCCGAAGACCAGTATCTGATGATTTGgagccacagccacagaaaagccAGACCTTGCAGTAGGCTTGACCCCTGAAGGGTTAATCTTGGTCCAAGTCCATTTGCCTGTAAGGAAAACACAGAGGAAGGGGTGAGAGGGCAGAGAACCCAGGTGTGTGATGAGCATAATTTCAAGCACCTGAGACTATTGAGGCAAGAAGCCTCATTTTGTACCCCATGAAGGAAGAGAGATACCAGGCAGCAACCCTCAAGGCCCGTCCTTCTCAAAGCTCAGCTGTGTGACACTGCCTTCTAAGGGACCCTGGCACTGACTACTAAGAGTTAGAAGAAACAGATGTGGAGGTGCCATCTTGCTAGAGGAGGATCATGAGCTAAAGTATACTTCCCTGGGGTTCTAAGCCAGCTCACCCAGTCTTATACTACATCTCCTCTGGAGATGGCTGCTCTAGGCTTTTCTAACAGGTACCACATTTATCTGACAGTGCTAAGTGTGTGGCCTGGTATGACATGGGAAATGTCTAACCATTACTTCTGGAAGAGAAGGCTGAGCCTGTCACCACACTAAGCATTAAAAAGTGCTAGTGAGCATGCACTGGAAGTGATCACCAAGTCAGCTCATCACAGCAGTAGGCGTTGTGGGGAAGGACCAGAGATGAAACACACCAGTACACAGCACAGAATGAGGCCACCATCTTTCACTATGCAACCACAGCAAGTAAGATGCTCCTGACACAGGACTCACTCTTCATGGGGCTCGTCGCTGGCACACAGGTTAGGGCCACATGGTCAAGCCTCCAAGTTCAAGTTTCTCAGGTCCCCAAACCTAGGTTCCTGCCAACAGTGACAAATGATTTCACCAGTCCTACCACTGCAGGACACTGCAGCCACCCAGAAGTGCTCATGGGTGGGTGAGTTCAGAGACCTTACTGGAAGAATGCTAGCACAAAGAAGGAGTACATCTATGCACACACTCTCCTGACTTCACACAGAGGCCCCCAAGGGCTGCAGAGCACAGCCAGCACTGCAGCAGTCCTGGTACCAGAGCTCAGCCTTAGCCCCAAGCTGTGCCCCAAAGCCCAGGCTTTGGTCCCCAGTAAAACAAGAACCCAAGCCCCAGAGAATTCCACATTCTAGTAATGTTTCTGTGCTCTTGCGTAAGCAcacattctttcaaacaaaatcaagaaaggacaggaaagcagCAACCCCTTGCTTCCTCTCCACCTCTCACACATCTATCCATACATGGCTCACACACACTGGGGCCCTGAGAATGCAAGCACAGGGTCCTTCCCTAAGTGTCCTCACCCTATCTTGCCTCTAAGCGTGAAGGCTACAcctaagaacacaaatgtcacacATGGCTTTAGAGAGGGACAAAAAGGCTGAGTGACTTGGACTCCTGTTGGGTTGCAAGGTACAGAAAAGACACTTGTGTCACACAGGCAGCCTGGCTCAAGAGAAAGGCGGTCTGGCCCTTGGCTCTAGGCAGGCTACAGGAAACTCCTTACAGTTCCCACCTGATAAGAGGGAGACACAGACTTTGCTAAACTCAACCCACCCCCAGGGACACAGCCAAGCCAAGTCTCAAGGCACAACAGtaccttctcccccttcctcagGCTTCAGCAGGAACATGTCTGAGTGCTGGGTGCCCTTGTCCACATCTTTCTTGACTTTCTGCAAAACAAATGAGTCCTGAGAAGCAGCCTCTGAGAGGAGCTGCAGCAGCCCGAGAGGAGCTACAGCTCCATGGAGAGCCCAGGTATGGCTGACCAATTTTAAAGCCACTGCCAACAGCCAGCCATGCTGAAACAATGCAGGGTGCTATGCTACAGTATTACCATCCACCcacaggtctgcacagttcagcTATATCTAACTACAGCCCCTGTGTCATCAGCCATCCACATTTCAGGTAACACGctgactcactgtgtagacagaaGCATGCCACTACCATTAGACCTCCTGGAACCCTCACACCCACAGATCCCCAGGCCTTAGCCTTGAGCTTGCAACACTTGGCACTGAGGGCAGGGTACACCCATCTACTCAGCACCTGGGGACCAGACAGCTGCTTGGCACGATGCTCACCATGTAAAAGATGCCAGTCCATTTACGTGTCTTCCTTGTATATTTGTCCTTTTTACTACACTTGATCTTACAGTCTTCactttagcagaaaaaaaaaaaactgagcagcCCCTGAGCGGCCCCTGTCCTGGCAGCAGCTACTGCTTATCCAACCCAAGTACATGCAGAAGCTATGCTGATCAGGGATCAACCAATCCACACATGCCTCATCTTCCCTCCTGTTGCCTCTCCACTAGGGTGCCATTCAGGTCCTACAAGTCCTGCATGCTGGCTGAGCTCAGGTCTGTCAGCCCTGATCCCCTTTCCATCTGTACTATCCAGGGGCTCTAGCAAGAATGGCAGCTAGGAAGTAAGTGGGCACCAGGGGTACTACTGTCCTTACAGACCAATGATGCTCTCAGGctggttttgtggttttcttaagatttattttatatatgtatatatgtatgtatgtgtatgtatatatgtgtatatatatgtgtttttgtatatgtatatatgcatatatatgtgtgtgtatatatatacatatatacatacacacacacacacacacacacacacacacacacacacacactgacacgtcagaagagagcattggatcccattacagatggttgtgagccaccatatgtttgctaaaaattgaactcaggatctctggaagagcagccggtgctcttactgctgcaccatctctccagcccttcagggTGTTTTGTGAGTCAAGTTGTAAGGAAAATAGCAAGTCTGACCCTCTGGCCTTTGGCTCCCTGGGGGTTTCCTCTCCCACATACTGCACCACTGTGATTCCATCTGCCATGAACCATCCATGTCCAACCCTCTAAGTTCATTTTATAGCAAAGTGTGCCTTCATAGTCTAGGATAGCTGAAACAAATTatctctttcctttataagtCCCCAGTCCATAGTAACTTATTGCACTATCAGAGAAAGGGCCACCGTGTGCACCACAGTACCGCTAGGCCTCCTCATCTACATGAGCCTTGATGTGCACCATGAGTGCAGTCAACTCTACTAAAAGGAAGGCCATACGGATGCCACCTACAGGCATGGGGACTGCAGAGGGCCAGCGACATTCCAGCTGGAACACTCAGAGCAGACTCAGGGAAGCCAGGGCATGACCAGAGAGGTGGGAGAACACTAGGGGTTAAAACGTTTGAGC from Mastomys coucha isolate ucsf_1 unplaced genomic scaffold, UCSF_Mcou_1 pScaffold22, whole genome shotgun sequence includes:
- the Klhdc4 gene encoding kelch domain-containing protein 4 isoform X3; its protein translation is MYNELYIYSIRKDIWTKVDIPGPPPRRCAHQAVVVPQGGGQLWVFGGEFASPDGEQFYHYKDLWVLHLATKTWEQIRSTGGPSGRSGHRMVAWKRQLILFGGFHESTRDYIYYSDVYTFSLDTFLWSRLSPSGPGPTPRSGCLMAATPQGSIAIYGGYSKQKVKKDVDKGTQHSDMFLLKPEEGGEGKWTWTKINPSGVKPTARSGFSVAVAPNHQILVFGGVCDEEEEESLEGSFFNDLYIYDAAKSRWFAAQLKGPKSEKKKRRRGKAEDPEEGATERENGGSGAPEPLEVIKEVVSEDGTVVTIKQVLTPSGLGVQPPPKAGDSASEASSSAQEPCPRSNAMLAVKHGLLYVYGGMFEAGDRQVTLSDLYCLDLHKMEEWKTLVEMDPKSQEWLEESDSEEDSTSDEESADGEDEDQEEDSAEEGADLQHPEVACGEQYEEYLSRTEQHWLQLARNHVGSEAKEKKVLKVAQAMAKTCFDDAVQDVQAKH
- the Klhdc4 gene encoding kelch domain-containing protein 4 isoform X2, whose protein sequence is MGKKGKKEKKGRGAEKTAAKMEKKVSKRSRKEEEDLEALIAHFQTLDAKKTQVTETPCPPPSPRLNASLSVHPEKDELILFGGEYFNGQKTFMYNELYIYSIRKDIWTKVDIPGPPPRRCAHQAVVVPQGGGQLWVFGGEFASPDGEQFYHYKDLWVLHLATKTWEQIRSTGGPSGRSGHRMVAWKRQLILFGGFHESTRDYIYYSDVYTFSLDTFLWSRLSPSGPGPTPRSGCLMAATPQGSIAIYGGYSKQKVKKDVDKGTQHSDMFLLKPEEGGEGKWTWTKINPSGVKPTARSGFSVAVAPNHQILVFGGVCDEEEEESLEGSFFNDLYIYDAAKSRWFAAQLKGPKSEKKKRRRGKAEDPEEGATERENGGSGAPEPLEVIKEVVSEDGTVVTIKQVLTPSGLGVQPPPKAGDSASEASSSAQEPCPRSNAMLAVKHGLLYVYGGMFEAGDRQVTLSDLYCLDLHKMEEWKTLVEMDPKSQEWLEESDSEEDSTSDEESADGEDEDQEEDSAEEGAAPRGGMWGTIRRILVPD
- the Klhdc4 gene encoding kelch domain-containing protein 4 isoform X1, which translates into the protein MGKKGKKEKKGRGAEKTAAKMEKKVSKRSRKEEEDLEALIAHFQTLDAKKTQVTETPCPPPSPRLNASLSVHPEKDELILFGGEYFNGQKTFMYNELYIYSIRKDIWTKVDIPGPPPRRCAHQAVVVPQGGGQLWVFGGEFASPDGEQFYHYKDLWVLHLATKTWEQIRSTGGPSGRSGHRMVAWKRQLILFGGFHESTRDYIYYSDVYTFSLDTFLWSRLSPSGPGPTPRSGCLMAATPQGSIAIYGGYSKQKVKKDVDKGTQHSDMFLLKPEEGGEGKWTWTKINPSGVKPTARSGFSVAVAPNHQILVFGGVCDEEEEESLEGSFFNDLYIYDAAKSRWFAAQLKGPKSEKKKRRRGKAEDPEEGATERENGGSGAPEPLEVIKEVVSEDGTVVTIKQVLTPSGLGVQPPPKAGDSASEASSSAQEPCPRSNAMLAVKHGLLYVYGGMFEAGDRQVTLSDLYCLDLHKMEEWKTLVEMDPKSQEWLEESDSEEDSTSDEESADGEDEDQEEDSAEEGADLQHPEVACGEQYEEYLSRTEQHWLQLARNHVGSEAKEKKVLKVAQAMAKTCFDDAVQDVQAKH